A single region of the Biomaibacter acetigenes genome encodes:
- a CDS encoding GTP-binding protein has product MKKCTIIGKTNVGKTVFLINFAEYLGVKTLEIERLDTEGVKDREKINPRAALSKLVDGKTHKTRNIQAVTVDIPMGKGKKKIQLVDTAGLIDDIHPDSNVRKAISQTLSTVRESDLILHIIDASAADKKELPNAMGIVDYQIAQFAQIRRGYVILANKMDLPEAKNGLKKIREEFSGHFIIPISALHKTGFKEVKTFVAHNI; this is encoded by the coding sequence TTGAAAAAATGCACCATCATAGGCAAAACAAATGTAGGTAAAACAGTATTTCTTATAAATTTTGCGGAGTATCTGGGCGTAAAAACCCTTGAAATAGAAAGATTAGACACTGAAGGGGTAAAAGATCGCGAAAAAATAAATCCCAGGGCGGCCCTATCAAAACTTGTAGATGGAAAAACCCATAAGACCAGAAATATTCAGGCTGTAACCGTTGATATTCCTATGGGAAAGGGCAAAAAAAAAATTCAGTTGGTAGATACAGCGGGTTTAATCGATGATATTCACCCCGATAGCAATGTCCGAAAAGCCATTTCACAAACGTTATCGACAGTACGGGAATCAGATCTCATACTTCACATCATAGATGCTTCTGCCGCCGATAAAAAAGAACTGCCCAATGCCATGGGAATTGTAGATTATCAAATAGCTCAGTTTGCTCAAATAAGGAGGGGTTATGTGATTTTGGCAAATAAAATGGACTTACCCGAGGCCAAAAATGGGTTAAAAAAAATAAGAGAAGAATTTTCAGGTCATTTTATTATACCTATTTCAGCTCTTCATAAAACAGGTTTTAAAGAGGTGAAGACCTTTGTGGCCCATAATATTTAA
- the spoVK gene encoding stage V sporulation protein K gives MELLTNGQITPAEAFIFFRELDNHKNQIITRANDEEQLEDIMKELDDLIGLDKVKQLVKEIQAFVAIQKKRQEENLLTEPQVLHMIFKGNPGTGKTTVARLLGKMFKAMKILQKGHTVEVERADLVGEYIGHTAQKTREQIKRALGGILFIDEAYSLARGGEKDFGKEAIDTLVKAMEDHKDSLIVILAGYKDEMEWFLQTNPGLRSRFPIRMEFNDYTIDELMQIARMMVEKRQYKFSSEAMSKFEKILINSKNGIYYDKMGNARMVRNMIEKAIRRQAVRLVNQKKISREDLLYIKPEDVSEVEEA, from the coding sequence ATGGAATTGTTAACCAACGGGCAGATAACTCCTGCAGAAGCATTCATTTTTTTTAGGGAACTGGATAATCATAAAAATCAGATCATAACCAGAGCAAATGATGAGGAGCAATTAGAGGATATAATGAAAGAACTGGATGATTTAATCGGTCTTGATAAAGTTAAACAACTTGTCAAAGAAATACAGGCTTTTGTTGCTATTCAAAAAAAAAGGCAGGAAGAGAACCTCCTGACGGAACCTCAGGTGTTGCACATGATTTTTAAGGGAAATCCAGGCACCGGCAAAACTACAGTAGCCAGGCTTTTGGGGAAAATGTTCAAGGCTATGAAGATACTTCAAAAGGGTCATACCGTAGAGGTGGAAAGGGCCGACCTGGTAGGAGAATACATCGGACACACGGCGCAAAAAACCAGGGAACAAATTAAACGCGCACTTGGAGGGATATTGTTCATAGATGAAGCATATTCTTTAGCAAGGGGTGGAGAAAAGGATTTTGGCAAAGAAGCTATAGATACACTTGTAAAGGCCATGGAAGACCACAAGGATAGTCTCATCGTTATACTGGCGGGATATAAGGATGAAATGGAATGGTTTTTACAGACAAATCCCGGCCTCAGGTCAAGATTCCCCATTAGAATGGAATTTAATGATTATACCATTGATGAGCTTATGCAAATAGCCAGAATGATGGTAGAAAAGAGACAGTATAAATTCAGTTCCGAAGCCATGTCTAAATTTGAGAAGATCCTTATCAACAGCAAGAATGGTATCTATTATGATAAAATGGGAAATGCCCGAATGGTAAGAAATATGATCGAAAAAGCCATACGGCGGCAGGCTGTGAGATTGGTAAATCAGAAAAAAATATCCAGGGAAGATCTTCTCTATATAAAACCCGAGGATGTTTCGGAGGTGGAGGAAGCTTGA